One region of Anticarsia gemmatalis isolate Benzon Research Colony breed Stoneville strain chromosome 2, ilAntGemm2 primary, whole genome shotgun sequence genomic DNA includes:
- the LOC142978608 gene encoding 40S small subunit processome assembly factor 1, with protein MSIIMTKAALALKNAESNFQFVKFEAHKAKKKAAPDDNTKSEYKPEGKQSSKDIDLKKIRHEVVKFGMSGFDPTKKQEARIALAVSLGAKPPKKEYVNYKELMQKRKAEKVKEQEEKQLMRSKSILQTGGKKKKKTNNDVGHLLSSYGKVQKKDLKKDDKGSKKKKKSAIKKIK; from the exons ATGTCTATAATAATGACAAAAGCGGCCCTTGCTTTAAAAAACGCAGAAAGCAACTTCCAGTTTGTCAAATTCGAGGCGCACAAAGCGAAAAAGAAAGCAGCTCCAGATGATAACACAAAAAGTGAATATAAACCAGAAGGAAAACAATCCAGTAAAGACATAGATCTTAAGAAAATCCGTCACGAAGTTGTGAAGTTTGGAATGTCAGGATTCGACCCCACGAAGAAGCAAGAAGCGAGAATTGCACTCGCTGTTAGTTTAG GTGCAAAACCGCCAAAGAAAGAATATGTAAACTACAAAGAACTAATGCAGAAGAGGAAAGCAGAGAAGGTGAAAGAACAAGAAGAGAAACAGTTGATGAGATCTAAGAGTATTCTACAAACAGGCggcaagaagaagaagaagactaacAATGATGTCGGACATTTATTGAGTAGTTATGGCAAg GTCCAGAAAAAAGATTTGAAGAAGGATGATAAAGGCtcgaaaaagaagaaaaaatctgccatcaagaaaattaaataa
- the Smyd3 gene encoding SET and MYND domain containing, class 3 — protein sequence MKNKYRNTDSSIKAGDLILTEQPFAFVLSSKEQGSRCDNCLEKGKVLKCSGCQYVHYCGRSCQKDAWVDHKWECANFKRVAPKVLPDGARMLAKIINRLYRGDGHSFRSFYSGTSFRMWKDLMSHYSDLKADMKRMDHFTSLCGVLFEFLRDISLPNTVELMGLYGRMVINSFMILDIDMNSIGTGIYLASSILDHSCEPNAVATFDGKTINIRAIRDMPCLDWNQMRISYIDLMKTPYDRQTELLQNYYFLCQCDRCMDENQIKYAHAAVCLNKQCDQPVNIPWKEDCQLVRKPEKKTENGETDNRILDEEKTDFSEEKLESDGKSDTDAIHCRECGTKYTEKYIDVFVKTMEFTHVHLQNMERASVAYVDVCQYCLDRQAGVLHPLNVMHAATLDHAFDALIQVQHWDKACEYADKLIPCFRFYYGDRNPLLGLLHLKYGKILVYKMESEKALAQLKCAEKIIKMTHGDKHPLYRQQLLPLLQQAIMEA from the exons ATGAAAAACAAGTACAGAAATACTGATTCCTCTATAAAGGCTGGTGATTTAATATTAACGGAGCAGCCCTTCGCATTTGTTCTATCGTCTAAAGAACAAGGAAGCCGGTGTGATAACTGCTTGGAAAA GGGCAAAGTACTGAAGTGTTCGGGATGCCAATACGTGCACTACTGCGGCCGTTCGTGCCAGAAAGATGCGTGGGTCGACCACAAG TGGGAATGCGCAAACTTCAAACGTGTAGCTCCTAAAGTACTGCCAGATGGAGCCCGGATGCTGGCGAAGATCATCAACCGATTGTACAGGGGAGATGGACATTCCTTTAGATCGTTTTACTCCGGCACTTCGTTCAGGATGTGGAAGGATTTGATGTCGC ATTATTCGGACCTAAAAGCGGACATGAAACGTATGGATCACTTCACTTCGTTATGTGGTGTGTTGTTTGAGTTCCTTAGAGACATATCACTGCCGAACACTGTGGAACTTATGGGATTATATGGCAGG ATGGTAATAAACAGTTTCATGATACTAGACATCGACATGAACTCGATCGGCACGGGCATCTACCTCGCGTCTTCCATACTGGACCACAGCTGCGAACCGAACGCGGTCGCCACCTTCGACGGCAAGACTATCAACATTCGAGCCATTAGGGACATGCCTTGTTTGGATTGGAATCAG ATGCGAATTTCCTACATCGACTTAATGAAGACGCCGTACGACCGTCAGACGGAATTGCTACAGAACTACTACTTCTTATGCCAGTGTGACAGGTGCATGG atgaaaatcaaatcaaatacgCGCACGCCGCGGTCTGCTTAAACAAACAATGCGACCAGCCAGTCAACATACCTTGGAAAGAAGACTGCCAACTTGTCAGAAAACCGGAGAAAAAAACCGAAAACGGAGAAACCGATAACCGGATTTTGGATGAAGAAAAAACCGATTTTAGTGAGGAGAAACTTGAAAGTGATGGTAAAAGTGATACGGATGCGATACACTGTCGGGAATGCGGGACTAAGTACACTGAGAAATATATAGATGTGTTTGTCAAAACTATGGAGTTTACACATGTGCATTTGCAGAATATGGAGAGGGCGTCTGTGGCTT ACGTGGACGTCTGTCAATACTGCCTGGACCGTCAAGCAGGAGTGTTACACCCCCTAAATGTGATGCACGCGGCCACGCTCGACCACGCGTTCGACGCGCTCATACAAGTGCAGCACTGGGACAAGGCCTGCGAATACGCTGACAAACTCATTCCTTGCTTTAG GTTTTACTACGGCGACAGAAACCCATTACTAGGTCTTCTCCACCTCAAATACGGGAAGATTCTCGTCTACAAAATGGAAAGCGAGAAAGCCTTAGCGCAACTGAAATGTgctgagaaaataataaaaatgactcATGGAGACAAACACCCGTTGTACCGACAACAACTACTGCCATTGTTGCAACAAGCCATCATGGAAGCGTGA
- the LOC142984868 gene encoding RNA-binding protein 45-like, producing MNSRRKHNEDTTEDSPAYSRLFLVCDRRYKEDDFKEAFSKFGTIEDIRIPRDYNTGEPRGVAYIKFSKTSEAAAALEEMNKKCLRPSDRPLKVMVAANRSDIQTDRNEHDSDRFNRLFITVPKSVQEDDISEAFSRFGHIESIVIQKDRNTGEPRGFAYVKFRKFSEAAVAFEEAPREYRAIFAMPKQDITPVRTAFESNINDLATTSTERSTLISLMNTRSGGFTQVSFMCCPRLTQMHIECLFDIVPGMVGCQFLLDLARNCGKGYVSYSNPISAAYAVQKLNEFEYPPGLKIFVKPFNSKFDHHEQNYKRIPSVAQNLKQAVQAAANSATPDLAQLAEAIAEASKLIKMATAGISEDHDSNDLNYCSVQLPAPQPLADIDSEVAKRCFLVCKPQPPPLTVLRDIFCRFGDLINVYTLPNKTVGYARYASVSAADEAIKTLHGAEVCGVRIKVIEAEEENSAKRRRFD from the coding sequence atgaaTAGCCGACGCAAACATAACGAAGATACCACGGAGGATAGTCCCGCGTATTCAAGGCTGTTCTTAGTCTGTGACAGGCGTTACAAAGAGGATGACTTCAAGGAGGCTTTCTCGAAGTTCGGAACTATTGAAGACATTCGTATTCCTCGCGACTATAACACGGGAGAACCGAGGGGCGTCGCatatattaaattttctaaaacttCTGAGGCAGCTGCTGCCTTAGaggaaatgaataaaaaatgtcttCGACCATCCGACCGTCCGTTGAAAGTGATGGTAGCCGCCAACCGGTCCGACATACAAACTGATAGAAATGAACATGACAGTGACAGATTTAACAGACTATTCATTACAGTTCCCAAATCTGTTCAGGAGGATGATATTTCTGAGGCCTTTAGCAGATTCGGTCACATTGAATCTATTGTTATTCAGAAAGATAGAAATACTGGCGAACCAAGGGGTTTTGCTTATGTTAAGTTTAGAAAATTCTCTGAAGCAGCTGTTGCTTTTGAAGAGGCTCCTAGAGAGTATAGAGCTATATTTGCGATGCCTAAGCAAGATATTACACCTGTCCGGACCGCCTTTGAGTCCAATATCAATGACTTGGCAACAACATCAACTGAAAGATCTACCCTAATCTCCTTGATGAATACACGTTCAGGTGGTTTCACTCAAGTCAGTTTCATGTGTTGCCCGCGTCTGACACAAATGCATATTGAATGTTTATTTGACATTGTACCAGGAATGGTAGGCTGTCAGTTCTTACTAGACTTGGCCAGAAATTGTGGGAAAGGCTATGTCTCATATTCTAATCCCATATCTGCAGCATATGCAGTGCAGAAGTTGAATGAGTTTGAATACCCACctggtttaaaaatatttgttaaaccATTTAACTCAAAATTTGATCACcatgaacaaaattataaaaggaTACCATCTGTGgcacaaaatttaaaacaagctGTTCAAGCTGCAGCTAATTCAGCCACTCCTGATTTGGCTCAGTTGGCTGAAGCTATAGCCGAGGCTTCTAAGCTGATTAAGATGGCTACAGCAGGGATATCTGAGGACCATGACAGTAATGACTTAAACTACTGCAGTGTACAGTTGCCTGCTCCACAGCCACTGGCAGACATTGACAGTGAGGTTGCCAAGAGATGTTTCTTGGTGTGCAAGCCCCAACCACCACCATTGACAGTTTTACGAGATATATTCTGTAGATTTGGGGATTTGATTAATGTGTACACTCTGCCTAATAAAACTGTAGGGTATGCTCGTTATGCTTCTGTAAGTGCGGCTGATGAAGCTATAAAAACATTGCATGGAGCTGAGGTTTGTGGTGTGCGTATAAAGGTGATTGAGGCAGAGGAAGAGAACTCTGCTAAGAGGAGGAGGTTTGACTGA